A window of Amaranthus tricolor cultivar Red isolate AtriRed21 chromosome 8, ASM2621246v1, whole genome shotgun sequence genomic DNA:
AACAACTGCTACAAGACTCAGCTTTGACCTGGATTGCGGTtacaaaataagttaaaaagaGGCCTTTAGATTAATATCCACCAAAACAGCAAACACAATGACGAGCCAATAATCTAAGAAAATACAAGTTAGAAGTCTATAACACATTAAAAACCATACAAGAGTACTTGTAGAAGCCGTGAATTCTTGCGTTGTGttgatttaataattatgtGCGAATCACCAAAAGGAAGtaagaaaaaaagagaaaatgtgGGTCCTAATTTTCCGGTGGTTAATATTAGAATACATCTAAGACAAAAGATTtgtaaaacaataataacatagcAACATCAGGATTAAAGGTACTCTTTACAAGCTAATTTTGATTTGATCTTTTCCGCTActataaaaagagaaaatgtgTTGATTTGCCAAGAAAAGGCACTATAATTGTTCTAATTTAATAGCAACATCAGGATTAAAGGTACTCTTTACAAGCTAATTTTGATTTGATCTTTTCCGCTACTATAAAAAATTAGATCTTCGTGAGCAAAATATTGTCAGATTTTGTCTAGatatattaacttttataattatCACTGAAATATTTTAACAATCAAAGTTGTATTTTGGCCAAGTTGTATAATTTCTTAACATTCCAATCAAGGGACAGGAGATACTTTTGATATTCTATATTATGTATAAAATTGAAACAAAGGGGGGAATATAGCACttaacaaattattattattataccatTTATACCATTTTAGAGGGTAATAATTTCTTGCTCCCTCAATCTTAATATAGTAACACTTCAGAATTCCTTATTATGAACTTTTATTTCCTTCATTTTGCTTAATTTGACTTCTATTACCACACCAATGCATTAATCCCAACAATAGGAATCAAAGTAGAATCAATCCATAACAATTAAGTGATCACCATAATGTTCTAATCACTAAACAGGAGTCTATTGGAGGTAAAAGTATGCCAAATTAGGCCattattttttgacaaataaGTGATTTATCAATCCTAATTCAAGTGACACAAAAATTAGAAACAACTCAAAAGCAATACACCATAAAAATGTTGACAATAAAATTCCTAAACAATTGTACAAGTGGACCTAAAAGTTATGAAAGCGAAAAGTTTGCCAATCACCTACTGGTCGAATaagaatcaacaaaaaaaaagaaaaaaaaaagagaataaaaCAGAGTTTCATTTCATGGGTAAAATTCAATCCAAATTTATGTTCAATCCAAACTCCAACCCATAAATCTAAATTGAGCTGATCACACTTAAATTCAATAAGAATTGAACCAATTGTCCACAACAAATCAACAGAAAACGCAGAATTTCAGTTTATGGATAAAATTCAAACCAAATTTCAAACCTTAAATTCCAAATTAGGTAATCATACTTAAATTCAACAAGAATCGAACCATTTAACCccaataaaacaaaacaaaaaaaaaaaaaaaaaacaaaaattcagTTCAAAAATTACTCGAAAccctaataaataaattagctAATCACActtaaattcaacaaaaattgTACAGTACTAAGACTAGAAAGGGAGAGAAGGTACGAACTTGACAGAAGTAATGGAAGAATGAGAGCAAAAAACGCAGGAAAAAGGAGCAGGAGTATCTCTGTAAAAAGTCTGATGAATTGGAGCACCTTTAGGATCATCAAAAATGGCGGTAGGGAGAATAGTACCTTTTTGATAAGGATTTTCACCAACATAAAAGTATTTAGGTTTAGGTGGAGGTTGCGGTTGATACATCATCCGCTGATTTCCGCCATTGTAGGGAATACCGAGAACTGGTTCTTCCCCTTTCTTCTCTGCCATTGTTAATCCTCTTCAGAGATCGGAATTctggaaaattaaattaaattaaattgagattGAGAGATTATAtgtattgaatttttttgaaagGGGATAATCAAATTGTAATCAAACGTCGTGCGAGGAGTGATTCGAGACATGATGAACTTCGATTGTAcaactattttgtttttaatttcgaCTTTTTATGTTTATCCgacaaattaattaattcaattacGAGTCTTTGATTTTTGTATCGTATGCGCCGGCTACAGATTGGTaatacactaattcttaaacGACACATTTGTTATGGTGAAACCATTTATATTTGGCTGatctaatatatactttttatcttaaagtgatcttattacttaaaatgatcacttacaatttaaaaataatcacttcTTATAGTTTTAGggtgattatttataaccttaaaacgatcacttacgattttaaagtattcaattaaagaaataagaTAATTATATGGACTTATCTGACGGTGAAACGCTGTCATATAAGCCAGAGTTGTTGGTCATATGGGCT
This region includes:
- the LOC130820597 gene encoding GSH-induced LITAF domain protein-like produces the protein MAEKKGEEPVLGIPYNGGNQRMMYQPQPPPKPKYFYVGENPYQKGTILPTAIFDDPKGAPIHQTFYRDTPAPFSCVFCSHSSITSVKSKLSLVAVVGCMMPFMLGFCFLCPSMDCLWHKYHYCPRCGEKVADFEKSDLCAVMDPPNWVHRSFALTG